From the Candidatus Bathyarchaeota archaeon A05DMB-5 genome, one window contains:
- a CDS encoding DUF116 domain-containing protein, translating into MPYKFAFDLSRIPRFFFKEIAIVGYQASVHKKVGKTAQEIIKKFKIDEATGLNLSDAVIVIQDLIDMQARNIKEREKFVQTKKRALFLPHCSRKYMDNRCNATFDPNIPSYVCAHCSTDCLINKATTLAKKKGYDVYILPGGSCVPKILSSKRYEGIVGVACGEEIRLGGEITQHMDVASQAVPLIKNGCANTIFNIETLIKTL; encoded by the coding sequence ATGCCATACAAATTCGCCTTTGACCTTTCAAGAATTCCACGTTTCTTCTTTAAAGAAATAGCCATAGTTGGCTATCAAGCAAGTGTACACAAAAAAGTTGGCAAAACTGCTCAGGAAATAATAAAAAAATTCAAAATTGACGAGGCAACGGGTCTCAACTTATCTGATGCAGTGATTGTTATACAGGACCTAATAGACATGCAAGCGAGGAACATAAAGGAAAGAGAAAAATTCGTGCAGACGAAGAAAAGAGCACTTTTTCTGCCGCATTGTTCAAGAAAATACATGGATAACCGTTGTAACGCAACCTTCGATCCTAACATTCCATCTTATGTCTGCGCTCACTGTTCCACAGATTGCCTAATTAACAAGGCAACAACGCTTGCAAAGAAAAAGGGCTACGACGTTTACATCTTACCAGGAGGCTCTTGTGTGCCAAAAATCTTGAGTAGTAAACGCTATGAAGGCATTGTCGGAGTCGCTTGCGGTGAAGAAATAAGACTTGGCGGGGAAATAACGCAACATATGGACGTAGCCAGCCAAGCAGTTCCCCTAATAAAAAACGGATGCGCAAACACAATCTTCAACATTGAAACTCTGATTAAAACTCTTTAA
- a CDS encoding 50S ribosomal protein L40e, with protein sequence MPILDPLKKTIAQKHRLYMKICRECGARNAETAVKCRKCRSKNLRWKKREIVK encoded by the coding sequence ATGCCAATCTTAGACCCGCTCAAAAAGACCATAGCTCAAAAACATAGGTTATACATGAAAATCTGCAGAGAATGTGGTGCGCGGAATGCTGAAACTGCAGTTAAGTGTAGAAAGTGCCGAAGCAAGAATCTTCGTTGGAAGAAACGAGAAATTGTGAAATAG
- the sucD gene encoding succinate--CoA ligase subunit alpha: MGIIIDKNTRAIVWGITGTQGSFHTKLMLEYDTKIVAGVTPGKGGTQVLNVPVYDTGEEAQEKHSANAAIIFVPAPFAADATLEALENGIKTVVIITEHIPIKDAINIMARAKEADATIIGPNTPGIITPGESKLGIMPAHIFKPGNVGMVSRSGTLTYEVAASLTRKNLGQSTCLGLGGDPITGLNFIDALKMFEKDERTEAVVLIGEIGGNLEELAAKYISETKYPKPVVAFVAGRSAPPGKRMGHAGAIVMGKAGTAESKIDALKKAGVKVAEKPGDVAELINV, translated from the coding sequence TTGGGAATAATAATTGACAAGAACACTCGAGCAATCGTTTGGGGCATCACTGGAACCCAAGGAAGTTTTCACACAAAGCTAATGTTGGAATATGACACAAAAATTGTCGCCGGCGTAACTCCTGGGAAAGGTGGAACCCAAGTTCTCAATGTTCCAGTTTATGACACTGGAGAAGAAGCTCAAGAAAAGCATTCGGCAAACGCAGCAATAATTTTTGTTCCAGCGCCCTTTGCTGCAGACGCGACTCTGGAAGCTTTAGAAAACGGAATAAAAACCGTTGTAATAATAACTGAACATATCCCCATAAAAGATGCGATCAACATAATGGCGCGTGCAAAAGAAGCAGACGCAACAATAATTGGTCCAAACACTCCGGGAATAATAACCCCTGGAGAAAGTAAACTTGGAATCATGCCTGCGCATATTTTTAAGCCAGGCAATGTGGGCATGGTTTCTAGAAGCGGAACCCTCACATACGAAGTAGCTGCGAGCCTAACAAGGAAAAATCTTGGACAATCAACATGTCTCGGACTGGGCGGAGACCCAATAACAGGCTTAAACTTCATAGACGCATTAAAAATGTTTGAAAAAGACGAGCGCACAGAAGCTGTGGTTTTGATAGGCGAAATCGGCGGCAACCTCGAAGAATTAGCAGCCAAATATATCTCCGAAACTAAATATCCAAAACCAGTCGTAGCATTCGTCGCTGGACGTTCTGCACCGCCAGGGAAACGTATGGGTCACGCTGGAGCAATAGTGATGGGCAAGGCAGGAACAGCAGAGAGCAAAATTGACGCTCTCAAAAAGGCCGGTGTAAAAGTCGCCGAAAAGCCGGGCGATGTAGCTGAGCTCATAAACGTTTGA
- the sucC gene encoding ADP-forming succinate--CoA ligase subunit beta, whose protein sequence is MKLFEYEAKNILTKYGIPTPQGGLATDKTQAYEILSKLKPPFAVKAQVLVAGRGKAGGILFADSVSEAEKSVEKLLSIQIKGIPVRSVWIEEKIQVKKELYFGITTDRFNQSYVVIASAVGGMEIEEVATQTPEKIIKSLINPRHGFRSFHARQVARKLGYTSSQLSELGKIFERLYQVGMDYDAELVEMNPLVETVEGKFVAADARIIIDDNALFRHPEYKERLLSEESELSPQEIEALKNDLAYVKLDGNIGVIGNGAGLVMATLDTIQYYGGRPANFLDVGGGAPSDKIATALKIVLSDPNVNALFINILGGITRCDEVARGILEAKTRVGVTKPMVIRLVGTNEEEGKRILTEAGIHVLESMEEAAQRVIEIAKSGGK, encoded by the coding sequence GTGAAACTGTTCGAGTATGAAGCGAAAAACATACTTACAAAATATGGGATTCCAACACCTCAAGGCGGATTGGCAACGGATAAGACCCAAGCGTATGAGATATTATCTAAACTGAAACCACCCTTTGCCGTCAAAGCGCAAGTGCTGGTTGCAGGAAGAGGAAAGGCTGGCGGGATACTTTTCGCTGATTCCGTCTCAGAAGCAGAGAAGTCTGTTGAAAAACTGTTAAGTATACAGATAAAGGGCATTCCCGTGAGAAGTGTTTGGATTGAAGAGAAAATACAAGTTAAAAAGGAGCTTTACTTCGGCATAACCACAGACAGATTCAACCAAAGCTACGTAGTAATTGCCTCTGCGGTCGGCGGAATGGAAATAGAAGAAGTAGCCACTCAAACTCCAGAAAAAATCATTAAATCATTAATAAATCCCCGACATGGTTTCCGTTCTTTCCACGCTAGACAAGTAGCAAGAAAACTTGGCTACACTAGCAGTCAACTTTCTGAACTTGGAAAAATTTTTGAAAGACTTTACCAAGTAGGCATGGACTATGATGCTGAATTAGTTGAAATGAATCCTCTAGTGGAAACAGTTGAAGGAAAATTTGTCGCTGCAGACGCCCGCATAATAATAGATGACAATGCACTTTTCCGACATCCAGAGTACAAGGAGAGGCTTCTTAGCGAGGAAAGCGAGCTTTCTCCACAAGAGATAGAGGCTCTGAAAAACGATTTGGCTTACGTTAAACTGGACGGAAACATAGGCGTTATTGGCAATGGAGCGGGGCTTGTGATGGCGACGCTTGACACAATCCAATATTATGGCGGAAGACCCGCGAATTTCTTAGATGTTGGCGGTGGGGCTCCATCGGACAAAATTGCCACAGCCTTAAAAATAGTGCTTTCAGACCCAAACGTCAACGCCCTATTCATCAACATTCTAGGCGGAATCACCAGATGCGACGAAGTTGCAAGGGGAATTCTCGAAGCAAAGACAAGAGTTGGAGTAACAAAACCCATGGTCATAAGACTCGTTGGAACAAACGAAGAAGAGGGAAAACGAATACTAACAGAAGCTGGCATACACGTATTAGAAAGTATGGAAGAAGCAGCACAGCGCGTCATCGAAATCGCTAAAAGCGGAGGAAAATAA
- a CDS encoding Lrp/AsnC family transcriptional regulator: MEALTRRSLKILRMLYERGKSTSTYTLHVKQDELARQLGISRQALNVHLRKLRDLNYIRTGRGFIDVTEKGLDVLGITSAPAFVFLKVSPHKRMYAYEKVKELALQRAFRIAGDVDALLIVDREKLDEVLKRLSAIEGIQDTKSYVTIESIK, translated from the coding sequence TTGGAGGCACTAACAAGGCGTTCGTTGAAAATACTGCGGATGTTGTATGAAAGAGGCAAATCCACAAGCACATACACGTTGCATGTGAAACAGGATGAGTTGGCAAGGCAGTTGGGCATAAGTAGGCAAGCATTAAATGTTCACCTGAGAAAACTTAGAGACTTGAATTATATACGCACAGGTAGAGGGTTTATAGACGTAACTGAGAAAGGGCTGGATGTGCTTGGGATAACGTCTGCTCCCGCTTTTGTGTTTCTTAAGGTGTCTCCTCACAAGAGAATGTACGCTTACGAAAAGGTTAAGGAACTTGCTCTTCAAAGGGCTTTCAGAATAGCTGGTGACGTTGACGCATTGTTGATAGTTGACCGTGAAAAACTTGACGAAGTTCTGAAAAGGTTATCTGCTATTGAGGGAATACAAGACACAAAATCTTACGTTACTATAGAAAGCATAAAGTGA
- the albA gene encoding DNA-binding protein Alba, which yields MSESNSVLIGNKPVMNYVLACITLFHGGAKEVNVKARGRSISRAVDVVEVVRRRFLPDVKIKKVGIGTEQMAPREEGSTPTNVSTIEITLER from the coding sequence ATGTCAGAAAGCAACTCGGTATTGATCGGAAATAAGCCAGTAATGAACTACGTACTGGCTTGCATAACCCTCTTTCACGGCGGAGCAAAAGAAGTAAATGTTAAAGCAAGAGGGCGATCTATAAGTCGTGCCGTAGACGTCGTCGAGGTCGTTAGACGCCGATTCCTGCCAGACGTAAAGATCAAGAAAGTCGGCATTGGAACGGAACAAATGGCACCCAGAGAAGAGGGTAGCACGCCCACAAACGTAAGCACAATCGAGATAACCCTAGAACGCTAA
- the aspS gene encoding aspartate--tRNA(Asn) ligase, which produces MDGEEVTVFGWVQDVRDLGGIRFIILQDREGTVQVTVPKKKVPSEVLSKSDVLQRRYSIGVKGVVKKTDMTPRGIEVIPKEIKIFSIAASQLPIDTTGKTLANLEVRLDARALDLCQEENTAVFKVQHVAVEAIRDFLFERGFLEVHTPRIIASATEGGAALFQVDYFGRKAFLAQSPQLYKEQLVMSLEKVFEVGPFFRAEESHTRLHSSEFISVDIEQAFADVENVMRLLEQLMRHVCITVREKCGRELAVLKYSVEVPELPLKRLRYDDALRELKREGIEIPWGEDIPTPALRKLGKIHPYLYFITEWPTHSKAFYIKPRDDNPELCEGFDLMWRWIELVSGGTRIASKELLIERLKEKGLNPESFRHHLQAFDYGMPPHAGWAIGLERLTMMLTGKRNIREVTLYPRDKFRLTP; this is translated from the coding sequence ATGGATGGTGAGGAAGTTACTGTTTTTGGTTGGGTTCAAGATGTTCGGGATTTGGGTGGCATTCGGTTTATTATATTGCAGGACCGTGAAGGAACTGTTCAAGTTACTGTTCCAAAGAAAAAGGTGCCCAGCGAAGTTTTGTCGAAGTCTGACGTGTTGCAGAGAAGGTATAGTATAGGCGTGAAGGGTGTTGTAAAAAAGACAGACATGACCCCAAGAGGCATCGAAGTAATACCGAAGGAGATTAAAATTTTCAGCATTGCCGCTTCTCAATTGCCTATTGACACAACTGGAAAAACGCTTGCAAATCTGGAGGTTCGATTGGATGCGCGTGCGTTGGACCTTTGCCAAGAAGAAAACACGGCGGTTTTCAAAGTGCAGCATGTAGCCGTAGAGGCAATACGGGATTTTTTGTTTGAAAGAGGATTTTTGGAGGTGCATACGCCACGGATAATTGCGTCCGCAACTGAAGGCGGTGCGGCTCTTTTTCAGGTTGATTATTTTGGGCGGAAGGCGTTTCTTGCGCAGAGTCCGCAGTTGTATAAGGAGCAGTTGGTGATGAGTTTGGAGAAGGTTTTTGAGGTTGGTCCTTTTTTTAGGGCTGAGGAGTCGCATACTCGTCTTCATTCAAGCGAGTTTATTTCTGTGGATATTGAGCAGGCTTTTGCTGATGTTGAGAATGTAATGCGGTTGCTTGAGCAGTTGATGCGGCATGTTTGCATAACTGTCCGTGAGAAATGTGGGAGAGAACTGGCAGTGCTGAAATATTCTGTGGAAGTGCCGGAATTGCCTCTGAAACGCTTAAGGTATGATGACGCACTGCGTGAATTGAAACGTGAAGGCATAGAGATTCCATGGGGAGAAGACATACCTACACCAGCGCTTAGGAAATTAGGCAAGATTCATCCGTACCTTTATTTTATAACCGAGTGGCCGACGCATTCCAAGGCTTTTTACATAAAGCCGCGAGATGATAATCCGGAATTATGTGAAGGTTTTGATTTGATGTGGCGGTGGATAGAACTCGTGTCTGGAGGAACGAGAATTGCTTCTAAAGAGCTTTTAATAGAGCGGTTGAAGGAGAAAGGCTTGAATCCGGAATCTTTTAGGCATCATTTGCAAGCGTTTGATTATGGGATGCCTCCACATGCTGGTTGGGCTATTGGGCTGGAGAGGTTGACTATGATGTTGACTGGAAAAAGGAACATTCGGGAAGTGACGCTTTATCCACGAGACAAATTTAGGTTGACACCTTAA
- a CDS encoding creatininase family protein, which translates to MASESTVWFAELTMKEIKEAAATNKVIILPVGSVEEHGSHLPLCTDSLQPEYIAVEVAKKTHSLVAPPLKYGICTTTRIFPGTISVSFRSLYRITREIIEEFIRNGFKRFLILSGHADEEQMAALRLAAHHVMWKHREDAEKQKLRIIVCSDYDFAYELRGKYFDEKDGHGGTIETSRIMAIRPDLIKEKGQKNFQKLPRFEIIVNPREFLPEGIRGDPTVASAEKGKFINDYIVSQLVRLIEELKK; encoded by the coding sequence ATGGCTTCAGAAAGCACGGTTTGGTTTGCTGAGTTAACAATGAAAGAAATAAAAGAAGCGGCGGCAACAAACAAGGTAATAATTCTTCCAGTTGGAAGCGTCGAAGAGCACGGCTCTCACTTGCCGCTTTGCACTGATAGCCTACAACCAGAATACATTGCAGTTGAAGTAGCCAAAAAAACCCACAGCCTAGTCGCGCCACCATTAAAATATGGCATCTGCACAACCACACGCATTTTTCCAGGAACAATCTCTGTAAGCTTCCGATCACTTTACAGAATCACCAGAGAAATAATCGAAGAATTCATACGCAACGGATTCAAACGATTCTTAATCCTCAGCGGTCACGCAGACGAGGAGCAGATGGCTGCCTTAAGACTTGCCGCGCACCATGTAATGTGGAAACATAGAGAGGACGCTGAAAAGCAAAAACTGCGAATAATAGTGTGCTCCGACTACGATTTTGCGTATGAACTCCGCGGAAAATATTTCGACGAAAAAGACGGACACGGCGGCACGATTGAAACCTCACGGATAATGGCAATACGACCTGACCTAATAAAGGAAAAAGGGCAAAAGAATTTTCAGAAACTTCCAAGATTCGAAATAATTGTGAATCCAAGAGAATTTTTGCCTGAAGGAATACGGGGCGACCCAACGGTGGCTTCGGCTGAAAAAGGAAAATTCATAAACGATTACATAGTAAGCCAACTGGTCAGATTAATCGAAGAACTGAAAAAGTAA
- the truD gene encoding tRNA pseudouridine(13) synthase TruD produces the protein MFVPKVEKLIGIEVYATASSGVGGVIRQSVKDFVVKEVLVDGSKAEVNHTLGHQPLGVSSTRDRYLLCVMVKRNWDTFQAIRMIAEQIGVSTGQIHIAGIKDAKALTAQHITIEGVTAETLRQIKVKDIEIHPVGYFRSKLSPYYLLGNNFNITIRAIRHSKSAIEKRTAKIVEELKAVGGVPNFFGHQRFGTTRPITHLVGKALVKGNFKKATMLFLAKPSPYEHPESRQARKELKATQDFKQALKNFPKQLRYERLMLRHLIQKPDDFVGAFRRLPTKLRLLFPQAYQSYLFNKFLSKRITSGFALNKIEVGDYVVNIEHSGLPMTTMYRTANLQTLKEINDAVVAGKMRLALPLIGLKQRTSQGVQGEIEKQILEEEGVTQENFRIKAMPETTTKGELRAAITPLNNFSLDKIEKDFTHSSKHIAEVSFMLYRGSYATIFLREIMKPRNPIKAGF, from the coding sequence TTGTTTGTTCCTAAAGTTGAGAAGTTAATCGGCATTGAAGTTTATGCTACCGCTTCTTCTGGTGTCGGCGGAGTTATTCGGCAGTCTGTTAAGGATTTTGTTGTTAAAGAAGTGTTGGTTGACGGTTCCAAAGCCGAAGTTAACCACACTCTGGGGCACCAACCATTAGGTGTATCATCAACAAGAGACCGTTATCTACTATGCGTTATGGTTAAGCGAAATTGGGACACGTTCCAAGCCATTAGAATGATTGCAGAGCAAATTGGCGTAAGCACTGGGCAAATTCACATTGCGGGCATAAAAGACGCTAAGGCTCTCACAGCTCAGCACATCACAATTGAAGGCGTAACAGCCGAAACACTTCGGCAGATTAAAGTCAAGGACATAGAAATCCATCCCGTAGGCTATTTTCGCAGTAAACTTTCACCATATTACCTCTTGGGAAACAATTTTAACATCACAATCAGAGCAATACGCCACTCCAAATCCGCAATAGAAAAGAGAACTGCAAAAATCGTTGAAGAACTCAAAGCAGTAGGCGGTGTTCCCAACTTTTTCGGTCATCAGCGTTTCGGCACAACACGCCCAATAACGCATCTTGTGGGTAAGGCTCTTGTTAAAGGCAACTTCAAGAAGGCAACCATGCTTTTTTTGGCTAAGCCCAGCCCCTACGAGCATCCAGAATCAAGACAAGCACGCAAAGAATTAAAAGCCACACAAGATTTTAAGCAAGCGCTAAAGAATTTTCCGAAGCAACTACGTTATGAACGGCTGATGCTCCGGCACTTAATTCAAAAACCAGACGATTTCGTAGGCGCCTTCCGACGACTACCAACAAAATTGCGTCTACTCTTTCCACAAGCCTATCAATCTTATCTCTTCAACAAGTTTCTAAGCAAGAGAATCACAAGCGGTTTTGCATTGAATAAAATTGAAGTTGGAGATTATGTTGTGAACATTGAACACTCCGGATTGCCAATGACCACAATGTATAGAACAGCAAACCTACAAACGCTTAAAGAAATTAACGATGCAGTCGTTGCTGGAAAGATGCGTTTAGCTCTTCCTTTAATAGGTTTGAAACAGCGAACCTCGCAAGGCGTTCAAGGAGAAATCGAAAAACAAATTCTTGAAGAAGAAGGCGTAACTCAAGAAAACTTTAGAATCAAAGCGATGCCGGAAACAACCACGAAAGGAGAACTGCGAGCCGCCATAACTCCACTAAACAATTTTTCCTTAGACAAGATAGAAAAAGACTTTACACACTCGTCCAAGCATATCGCCGAAGTAAGCTTCATGTTATACCGTGGCTCATACGCAACAATTTTTCTAAGAGAAATAATGAAACCGCGAAACCCAATAAAAGCAGGATTCTAA
- a CDS encoding peptidyl-tRNA hydrolase produces the protein MSKFRYKQVVVFRSDLRLSKGKVAAQAGHAAVSAAEEARKHHKAWWENWLSEGQCKIAVKVKSEKELLELEKQAKELVLPCALIVDRGLTEIPPGTVTCLGIGPAPVEKVDRLTGRLPLF, from the coding sequence ATGAGCAAGTTTCGTTATAAGCAAGTGGTTGTTTTTCGTTCTGATTTACGTTTGAGTAAGGGTAAAGTTGCTGCTCAAGCGGGTCATGCGGCGGTTTCTGCGGCAGAAGAAGCCCGCAAACACCACAAGGCATGGTGGGAAAATTGGTTAAGTGAAGGACAATGCAAAATAGCTGTTAAGGTGAAAAGCGAAAAGGAATTGTTAGAGTTAGAGAAACAAGCGAAAGAGTTAGTGTTGCCTTGTGCATTGATTGTTGATAGAGGTTTGACTGAGATTCCGCCGGGAACTGTTACTTGTTTAGGAATTGGTCCAGCACCGGTTGAGAAGGTGGATAGGTTAACTGGTAGGCTTCCTCTCTTTTAG
- a CDS encoding NAD(P)/FAD-dependent oxidoreductase — translation METVSDAIIVGGGPCGSFAALNLAKHGFNVRVFEEHEEIGVPCHCTGHLSIKGLRTLGLYPLPDEIVENVFYGANFHSPSGKTLSVRFSQPVTCIVNRALFDKHIAKKAEKVGAQYCLNSQVKSLIVENGFVKGALVRLNGEVDCEFTAKFVVDAEGISSRILRQTGLQTLNSEMLVNAVQAEVENVKDVEPDIVEVFLGKHYAPGFYAWLAPKRDGKAKVGLAAQIGNPKEFLQKLMCNHPVASKKLRAARILRTTFHPISLGGLIPKAYSNGFLAVGDVASQVKPTTGGGVVMGMNCARIAAEVAREALYADDFSTIFLSKYQRRCEKLLGFDMKAMLRIRKTLNAMSDKKMDDAIGFCTKLGLDKTFRNVEDIDFQGQALIHALRSPRILSALFYLFFLHLSANP, via the coding sequence ATGGAAACAGTTTCAGACGCCATTATTGTTGGGGGTGGACCATGCGGGTCATTTGCGGCTCTAAACTTGGCAAAGCATGGCTTTAACGTTAGGGTTTTTGAGGAACATGAAGAAATTGGTGTTCCATGCCATTGCACTGGACACTTAAGCATCAAGGGCTTAAGGACTCTGGGGCTTTATCCGCTTCCCGATGAGATTGTTGAAAACGTTTTTTATGGAGCAAACTTTCACTCGCCCAGCGGAAAAACCCTCTCAGTTCGTTTTTCTCAACCTGTAACATGTATTGTTAACCGTGCTTTATTTGACAAGCACATTGCAAAAAAGGCAGAAAAAGTTGGCGCGCAATATTGCCTAAATTCGCAGGTTAAATCATTAATCGTTGAGAACGGTTTTGTAAAGGGTGCATTAGTAAGGCTGAACGGCGAAGTTGACTGTGAGTTTACGGCTAAATTTGTAGTTGACGCTGAGGGAATTTCTTCGCGAATTTTGAGGCAAACTGGCTTGCAAACGCTAAACAGTGAAATGCTTGTTAATGCTGTGCAGGCGGAGGTTGAAAACGTTAAAGACGTAGAGCCAGACATAGTTGAAGTTTTTCTTGGAAAACACTATGCGCCGGGTTTTTATGCGTGGTTGGCTCCGAAGCGAGATGGAAAGGCGAAAGTGGGTTTAGCAGCGCAAATTGGAAATCCGAAGGAGTTTTTGCAGAAATTGATGTGCAATCATCCAGTGGCTTCCAAGAAATTGCGTGCAGCAAGAATATTGCGAACCACTTTTCACCCGATATCGCTGGGAGGACTAATTCCGAAAGCATATTCGAACGGTTTTTTAGCAGTCGGTGATGTTGCATCTCAAGTGAAGCCCACAACTGGCGGCGGAGTGGTTATGGGAATGAACTGTGCAAGAATTGCCGCTGAAGTGGCACGTGAAGCTTTATACGCGGATGATTTTTCTACCATTTTTCTAAGCAAATATCAGAGGCGATGTGAGAAACTTTTAGGTTTTGACATGAAAGCCATGCTTAGAATAAGGAAAACGCTCAATGCGATGTCTGATAAGAAAATGGATGATGCCATTGGTTTCTGCACAAAATTAGGTCTGGATAAAACTTTTCGAAATGTTGAAGACATAGATTTTCAAGGACAAGCGCTCATACATGCTCTGCGGAGCCCACGGATTCTCTCGGCTCTTTTCTACCTATTCTTTCTCCATTTGTCTGCGAATCCTTAA